From the genome of Bubalus bubalis isolate 160015118507 breed Murrah chromosome 2, NDDB_SH_1, whole genome shotgun sequence, one region includes:
- the C2H6orf52 gene encoding putative uncharacterized protein C6orf52 homolog, with the protein MAGQESFAGLGSTQQDTYYWYWQRVKPDFPFCQPHPFGSRYEQQQGGYPPDYSSGRGAGGNGPNLYSACETSGQPSETSLPPKETTSVAENQDEDSLEDPNLHLNIEELNKEFMVKSEELYQSLMNCHWQPLDTVHSEIPDKTPQEQDA; encoded by the exons ATGGCTGGACAGGAGAGTTTTGCAGGTTTGGGCTCAACTCAACAAGATACTTATTACTGGTATTGGCAAAG AGTGAAGCCAGACTTCCCGTTCTGCCAGCCTCACCCCTTCGGCAGCCGGTATGAGCAACAGCAGGGTGGTTACCCTCCTGACTACAGCTCTGGCCGCGGGGCGGGTGGAAATGGACCCAACCTTTATTCTGCATGTGAGACCTCCGGACAGCCCTCTGAGACTTCGCTTCCACCCAAG GAAACCACATCTGTAGCTGAAAACCAGGATGAAGATTCACTAGAAG ATCCAAATCTCCACTTGAATATTGAGGAACTCAACAAAGAATTTATGGTGAAAAGTGAAGAGCTCTACCAATCTCTCATGAATTGCCACTGGCAGCCTCTTGATACAGTGCACTCAGAAATCCCAGACAAGACCCCCCAAGAGCAAGATGCT